AGGTCGAGGCTGCGCGCGGGTGGTAGAGCGCTGGCGAGGGATTGGTCGAGCGGAGCGATGCGGAGGGTGGTAGCTGCGCCGTCGAGGCCGGTGCCGGTGATGGCGGTGCGCACGGCCACCGGCGCGTCATCGAAGGCGGTTTGGCGCAGGTCGGCGCGACTGATGCGCAGATCGCGCACGCTGTTGGGCGCTCCGATCACGACGGGGTAGATAGGCGGCAGGCCGTCGAGGTTGGGGAGCGTGGCGTCGAGGTCGGTGGCGTTGCCATCGGTGAGCAGCACGACGCCGGCGAGCGGTTGATCGGCGAGGCGGTCGCGGAGCTGGCGCAGGGCCGTGCCAAGGTCGGAGCGGTTGCCGCGATGGTCGAGTTGTTCGAAGCTGGCGATGCGACGCAGGTCACGGTCGAAGGCGTAGGAACGCAGTTGAAACTCGCGGGACAGGTCGTCGAGCCACGGGGTGTCGGGCGCGAGCAAGGCTTCGCGCAGGACGGCGGCGCGGGTGGTGTCGGCACCGATTTCGGTGATGTCGAGACCGCGGCTATTGTCGGCGATGACGGCGACGATATTGGCGCCGCGTTTCGCGCGGGACACGATCCACTGCGGATCGAGGAGCGCGAGCAGGAGGAGGGCGATGCCGAGTCCGCGTAGACCGAGGCCGACGGCGAGTGCGGCGCGGTTGGGCTGCGCGGGTTGGAGCGCATACCAGGCGAGGGCGCCGAGGAGGGCGGCGAGCGGAAGGGCGAAGACCCACCAGGAGGCGCCCGCAAAGGAGATGAGGGCCAACGGGGTCATGCCGGGTGGGGATGTCGGGCGTTGGCGTGGAGATGTCGGGCGTAAAGCCCGACCCACAGCGAGGAAGGATGGGCGTGGGCGTGGGGATGTCGGGCATGAAGCCCGACCCACAAGGGAAAGTGGGCGGATGCCGGGTGTGGGTCGGGCTTTATGCCCGACGTAGTGAAATTTTCGCTACGCACGCTCATTCTTGATTTGGGGTGGAGGTGCCGAGGGACTCGTAGTAGCGGCGGACGGATTCGGCGAATTTCTCCGGCACGGGATCGCGGTCGATGGGTTGCAGGGAGGTCGGATCCTCGCGGCGGGCGAGTTCCTGCTGCAGCCAGGTCTGCACCTCGACCAAGGGCTCCAGAATGCCGGTTTCCACCAGGTCCCATTGCGGATCGGCGCCGTGACGTTGCCACTCGGCGCGCTGGGCTTCGGCTTCGGCGCGGGCTTCGCTGAGGCGCTGACGCAGCTGTTCGTCCTCGAGCAAGGATTCGACGGTGCGGAGGCGATCGGCCCAGTCGGCGAAATCGGAACCGGTGAGCGGGCCGTTGCCGGGCTGGCGTTGGTTGCCGCCGGGTTGCTCGGACGGATTGCCGCCGAGGAGCTGGGCCAGGGCTTGGGCGAGGGCTTCGTCTTCGGTTGGGGAGTCGCCGGGGGCGTCGCCCGGAGAGTCGCTGGGCGAGTTGGATGCGGAGCCCGAGGGGGACGGGGATTGGGCGTCGCTGGGGCGGTTGTTGGGGGGGCCGGGGTCACCGACTCCGGCTACAGATTGGGTGGTTTCTGCGGAATCGGGTTCGGTGCCGTTGGGGCCGGGTTGATTGCCGTGCTCGGAACCGGGGTCACCGACCCCGGCTACAGATTGGGTGCCTTGCTCTTGGCCGGGTTCGGTGTCGCTAGGGCCGGGTTGATTGTCTTCTTCTGAACCGGGGTCACCGACCCCGGCTACAGCGGTGGGGTCTGAACCGGGCTCGGTGCCGGGTTGGGTTTCATCTTCGCCGGTGGCGGCGCGGCGTTCTTGGGCGAGTTGTTCGGCGAGGTCTTCCAGTTCGTTGGTAGCGAAGCGCATTTCGGTGGCTTCGTTGCCGAGCACGGAATCGGCGGCGCGTTCGATGCCTTGGCGGAGTTGTTCGAAGTCTTCCTGGATGCCGGCCTGACGTTGGCCGGCCTGTTCGAGGAATCCCTGGCGCAGGAGTTCGGCGGTGGTTTCGAGATCGCGGGTGGGGCCTTGGGTGCCTTGCTCGCGCATGAGGTCGTAAAGTTGGCGGTGGAGCGTCGGTTCGGTGCCTTCGCTGTCTTCGGTGACTTGACGCAGGTCGTCGAGGAGTTCGGCGTGGCGTTCCTGCTGGGCGGCGATGGCCTCGGCGAGGTCTTCGTTGGCGGCGGAACCGTCGAGGCTGGGCGGGGCGTCGGCGCGCTCGTTGAACTGTTCGGCAAGTTGCTCCTGTTGTTCGCTCAGTTCGCGGGCCTGACGGCGGAGCTCGCGTAGTTGATCGGCAAATACGCTGGAGGATTCGTCGCGCATTTCGTCGCTGGTCTGTTGGAGTTGTTCCTGGGCGCGGGTGCCGGCGGCGAGCGCGGAGGAGACTTCGCCATCGGCGAGGCGCTCGCTGGACTGCTGCATGTTCTCGCGGGTGTCCTCGAGTTGCTGGCGGGCCTGTTCGCGTTGCTCGCCGGGTTGCATGCGGTCGAGGCGTTGGCGGGCTTCGTCGAGGTCGGCGAGCATGCGACGTTGCTCTTCCTCGAGGCGCTTGAGTTCGCGGCGGATCTCCTCGCGCTCGGCCTCGGACGTGGCGGCGGCGAGGGCGGTCTGCAGTTCCTGGAGACGATCGTTGAGGTCCTGTTGGCGGCGGGAAAGTTCGCGCAGTCGGGAGAGGAGGTTGAGTTGTTCGCGATCTTCCGGAGTCGTCTCGTTCTCGGCCTGGCTTTGGGTGGCGTAGTCGTTGGAATCGCGCCGCATGCGGAGCTGGTCGATCTGGTTGCGGTTGCGGCTGCCGCTGCCTCCTCCGTTCTGGTTTTGGACAATGTTGTTTTCTTTGGGCTGGAGACGGAGCAGGGCTTGGAAGGCGGCCTGTGAGCCTTTCCAGGCGGCGTCGAGCGGATCGGTGCTGGGCGTGGATGCAGCGTCGGCGAGTTCGTCGAGAGCGATATCCATGGAGCGGTCGGCGAGTTCGGCGGCGCCGCGCAGGCGCGGGTCGTCCAACTGGGCGCGCACCTCGGCGAGTTGGGAACGGGCCTGGGCCTGGGAGTCGCGCAGGACTTCGACATCGTTGACGTAGCTCTCATCGGTGGCCTGCGCCTCCTGGCGGAGTTTCCAGATGGCGATGGAGAGCTGGCGTTGAATCTCGATCAGCTCGCCGGCCGGGCCGCCGCTTTGCATACCGGATTGGGCACCGCCGGCGCCGTCGCTGTCTTCGCGGAAGATCTCGTCGAGCGGGCGAACCTCGGCGAAGAAGAGATCGCCGGTGGAGCGGCGGACACTGCCGTCGGGGGCGTAGTCGTCGGCCCAGGCGAACCAGGTGATGAGTTCGTCGACTTCGACGTCACGTTCTTCGAGCGGGATGAGGTGACTCACCTCGGCCTGGAGGACGGCATCGGGTGAGTCGTGATAGGAAATGTATTCGGGATCGGCGCTGCCGATGGCGGTGGCGATCCCGTAGTCGAGCAGGCCAAAGTCGTCGCGGAGTTCGGCCTGCAGGGTGATCTCCTGGATGGGCGAGACACGTTGATCGCCGCGTGGGAAGAGCAAGGTGAGTTCCGGGCGGGTGTTGGGTGCGACCTCGATGCGGATGTCGGCCGGGACGGGATCCGTGCGGCCATCGGCGGTGACGAGGTGCAGTTTGTAGCGCGCGCTCTCGCTGAGGGTGGTGGTGAGGTTGAAGAGCGTGGCGTCGTCGTTGGCGGCGGTGAGCGGGGTGACGGTGCCGTGCTCGTCGTCGTGCAGTTCGGCGCGGGCGACGGGGCGATTGATGATGAACTGATAGTCGAGGTGCGTGCCTTCGACGGCGCTGATGCGACGGGTGTCGGTGATGGTGCGATCGCTAAAGCCGGTGTAGTCGGGGTAATCGAGGATGGCGTCGGCGCGCACGAGGGTCGGCAGCTCAAAGACGGTGAGGGCGAAGTCAGTGGTGGAGTCGTCGTCGTAGGAAACCGAATACACGGTGTCGGCCGTGATGTCGCTGAGCGTGGTGGCGAAGACCGGATCGGAGAGACTGCGCACCATGGGCGTGCGAGCGGAAAGACCATCGGCGTTTTGCCAGACGAGGTGCGCGGTGGTCGGCAGCGCGTTGGCCGGGAAGCGGGCGGCGATCACGACGGTGGCGCCGCGTTCGACCTCCTGGTTGCCGGGCGTAACTTCGATCGTGGTGGTGGGCGTGATGCCGGGGGCGTGGCTCCAGACGAGATCCCAGGTCGTGCGCCACGGAGCGCTTTGGTGGAGGGCGAAGAAACCGATGATGACGGCGGCGCCGAGGGTGGCGAAGTGGGCGAGGGCGTATTGGCGGGCGGCGGAGCGCGGCGTGGTATGCCAGGCGGAGACGGCGGCGTGGTCGAGGGCGTGTTTGAGCAGGCGGCGCTGGAGGAAGGTGAGGGGGGCGCCGTCGCGGGGTTTTTGTTCGGCCGCGGTGCGCAGGGCTTCCTTCAGCTCGGGGTAATCCCGCTCGATGGCGCGGGCCGTCGCGATGAGATCGAAGCGGTTGCGCACGGCGCGCCAAAGCGTGGCGCTGACAGCAGCGAGCAGGGCGAGCAGCAGCAGCGGACCGAGCCAGGGCGCGAAGCCGGGGACGATCCAGCGGAGGGTCAGCAGGACGAGTGCGATGGCGGCGAAGATGCCCCAAACGTGGATGCCGTGGCGGTGGAGCTGGGCGGACTGATGGTGGCGCGCGATGCTGCGCAGCTCCTCGTGGAGCCGAGCGTCGAAGGAAAAGAAAAGGCGGAAGGGACGGCGCATGGGGTCAGTTCAGGGCGGTGGCGCGCCGGGCGATGCGCAGGGAAAAGAAACTCTCGGCCGCGAGCAGGAGGGCGGCGGCGAGGAGGAGCCAGCGCCAGAGCTTTTGGCGGGATTCGGTGAGGTAGGCGGCTTCGGTGCGTTGTTGGGCGGCATCGAGCGGAGTCGCGACGCGGTCGGCGCCGGCGAGCGGAGCGCCAAGTTGGGCGAAGACATCTAGATCGAGCGGGGGGAGGTCGCTCTCGCTGGAAGGGACGTTGAGCGCGACGGTGCGCGGGGGCAGGTTGTCGCGACGAAGTTGATACAGGCCCGGGGCGGTGCGAGGGAGATCCGGATCAAGTGAGGTCAGGCTTGCGTAGGGGCCGAGGCGGTCGAGTTGATCGAGCTCGCTGACGGAGGCGCGCAGGGTGCCGCCGGCGGTGCGTTCCGCGAGAGCCTGAAGCCAGGGGACAAATTTGGAGGAGAGGACCCATTGGCTGGAGGTGGGCGTCCAGCCGCCGGTCCACCAGACGATGCGTCCGCGGCCGAGGGAGGCTTCGAGCACGGCGGGGCTGCCATCGTCGAAGCGGGCGGCGACCACGGCGGTCGAGTTGGGCGGCAACGTGAGGTGCGGGCGCGACCAGAAACGGATGCGGCTGAAGTCGCTGTAGCGCGGATCGGCGAAGGGCAGGAAGAGCGGATGGGTGAAATCGATCTGACCGAAAAGCGCGTAACCGGAGGACGTGGTGGCGGCGTCGGCGAAGCCCCAAGCCGGCTCGTCGAGGAGGCGGGCGGCTTGGGTCGCGGCGGCAGGGGAATCGAGCAGGAACACGGCGGTCGCGCCGGCTTCCACCTGCGCGCGGATGGCGGGCAGCAGCGCGTCGGCGGGCGGCGACGGGGCGAGGATGAAGGGTGGCAGGCTGGCGGAAGTCGTCGGATCGGCCAGCGGCGGCAGTTGATCGGTCAACGTCGGCACGGGATCACGCCAACCGGCGAGGGCGCGGGTCAGATAGTAGGCCGGGTCTGCGGGATCGTCGGCGTTGGTGGAACCGAGAAGGACGGTGGGCAAGGCACGTTCGGCGGGACGAACGACCCAGAGTTGGTTGTCGAAGGGCACGGCATCGCCTTCGAGGCGAATGGAGAGGGCGTCGGGCGCGTTCTCCGGCACGGGCAGCAGCACGGTGGTCGCACCGCCGCGGGCGACAACTTGAGTGGTCGGGGCGCTGAGCGGAGTGTTGGTGGACGGATCGAGCAGAGTCAGTTGCACCGAGGTGGTTGGCGTGTCGTATCCGGCGACAAGGCGCACGCGGGCGGGCGGCGACGGTTGTTCGCTGGTGGCGATGCCCCAGCCGAGCCATTGCAGGGCGATGTTGCTCGTCGAGGCTGAGGCGTCGGGGTCAACGCGATCAAGGTGCAGCTCGAGTCCATCGGGCCAAGCGATGCTGGCGAGACCACTCACGCGGGTGCCGCGAGCGAGATCGGATACGACGTGGAGCACGGGGGCGGACGGTTGGGTCTGGTCGGCGGCGCTGAGTTCCTGATGCCGTTCGAGGGCGGCGCGCACGGCGTCGTCGAGATGGAAGGCGGAGCCGCCGGGCGCGGGCAATTGATCGAGCAAACCGGCGACGAGGGATTCGCGATCGTCGGGCGCGGTCGCGCGCCAGGTTTCGGTGGTGATCAGCGGGAGGCCGCTGTCATCCGCGACCAGCAGGGTGAAGTCATCCAGGGGCGCGAGTTCCGTCGCCAAGTTCTGGATACGGAGCTTGGCCGCGGTCCAGAGTCCCGCGCGTTGCATGCTGGCGCTGCGATCAAGGATGGCCATCACGTGGTGCGGCGGTTCGGCCGTGGGGGTGATGGGATTGGCGGTGTTGAAGAAAGGGCGGGCAAAGGCCAGCGCGAGCAGGGCGAGGATGAGCAGACGGAGCAGGAGCAACCACGGATGCTGGATGCGGCTGCGACGGTCGAGGCGGGGCGCGGACGGCGTGAGAAAACGCACGGCGCTGAAGGTCACCCGGTCTTTGGTGGCACGGCGAATGAGGTGCGCCAGGATGGGCACCGCGAGCGCGGCCAGACCGGCCAGAAACCACGGAGCGAGCAAACTCATGCGGCGGCGGATTGGCGCAGGAAGGCGCGCAGGGTGAGGTCGAGCGGGCGACCGGTGTCGACGGACTGCAAGGGCACGCCGGCGCGGTGGAGGGCGTCGCGCACGGCGCCGGTGTGGGCGGCGAAGTTTTTCTGGTAGGTCGCGCGGGCCTGAGCGGGGTCGACGTAGAGGTTTTGGTCGGATTCGAGATCTTCCCAGATCGCGGCGTGGCCGAAGCCTTCGAGGGTGAGTTCGGCCGGATCGAGGATCTGCAGCGCCCGCAGATCATGACCGGCGGCGGCGAGGTGGGCGAGGGACGCGGACCATTCGTCGGCCGGGGAGAGGAAGTCGGAGAGCAGGACGATGAGCGTGCGTTTGGGGCAGAGGCGGCGGACTTCGTCGAGGGCCGGGCCCATGGCGGTGGTGCGGGAGGCGGGTTCGCGGGCGAGGGCGGCGTATAGGTGGGCGAGGTGGCCGGGGCGCCAGCGCGGGGGCAGCGTGTGGTGGACGGTTTGGTCGAAGAGCGCGAGACCGACGACGTCGCGTTGGGCGTGCAGGAAACAGGCGAGGGTGGCGGCGAGGGTGCGGGCGTAGTCGAGTTTTGAATACCCGCGGGAGCCGAAGGTCATGGAGCGGCTCGTATCCAACACGATGAGACAGCGCAGGTTGGTTTCGTCCTCGTATTTCTTGAGGTAGAAGCGGTCGGTGCGGGCGAAGGCTTTCCAGTCGAGGTAGCGCAGATCGTCGCCGGGGCTGTATTGGCGGTATTCGGTGAACTCGGACGAGAAGCCCGAGTAGGGACTGCGGTGCAGTCCGCTGGCCAGACCCTCCATCACGGTGCGCGCACGCAACTCCAGATCGCGGATCGCGAGCAAGGCGGCAGGATCGAGAGAGACGGACATGGGGAAGTAAGAAGTAGGAAGTATGAAGTAGGAAGTTGAGGGGGCGGGCTTTAGGGCGTGGGGACGTGGGCGATTAGTTTTTGAATGACGTCGTCGACGGTGACGCCGTCGGCTTCGGCGCGGTAGTTGAGGAGGAGGCGGTGACGGAAGACGGGGGCGGCAAGGGCGCGAATGTCGTCGGCACTGGCGTGGGTGCGGCCGAGCCAGAGGGCGCGGGCTTTGGCGCCGATGACGAGGGCTTGGGCGGCGCGGGTGCCGGCGCCCCAGTTGAGCCAGTTGTTGACGAAGTCGGGCGCACCGTCGCGGTGCGGGCGAGACGCGGCGGCGAGGCGCACGGCGTAGGAGACGTTGTCGCTCGCGATGGGCACGTCGCGGGCAAGCGATTGGAAGGCAATGGCTTCCTCGGCACTAAAGACCGGCGTGATGGGCGCGGGTTTGGCGGAGGTGGTGCGGGTGACGACCTCGATCTCCTGCGCTTCGGGCAGGTAGTCGATGAGGACGTTGAAGAGGAAGCGGTCAAGCTGGGCCTCGGGCAGCGGATAGGTGCCTTCCATCTCCACCGGGTTTTGGGTGGCGAGGACGAAGAAGGGTTCAGCGAGTTGGTGGCGCACGCCGGCGGCGGTGACCTGATGCTCCTGCATGGCCTCGAGCAGGGCGGCCTGGGTTTTGGGTGGGGTGCGGTTGATCTCGTCGGCGAGGAGGAGATTGGCGAAGACCGGACCGGGCACGAAGGTGAGTTGGCGGCCGGAGTCGGTCTCGGTGAGGATCTCGGTGCCGGTGATGTCGGCCGGCATGAGATCGGGCGTAAATTGGATACGCTGGAACTTGAGGTGGAAGGCCTGGGCGACGGATTTGACGAGGAGGGTTTTGGCGAGGCCGGGCGCGCCGGTGAGCAGGCAGTGGCCGCCTGCGAGCATGGCAACGAGGAGCTGCTCGATCACGTCCTCCTGGCCGACGATGGTTTTGGCGAGTTCGGCGCGGACGCGGTCGCGGCCCGCTTCGAGGGCGGCAAAGGCGGATTCGTCGGAGAGAGGTGGGGTGGTCATGTAGGATGTAAGATGTGGGATGTAAGATGTGAGTGGTGTGGCGCGGCCTCAGTGCGTCATGGCGTAGTAGATGATGTTGATGGCCATGGGGTAGGCCATCTTCTCGGCGAAGCGGCGGAAGTAGGTTGGGTCTTCGCCTTCGCGTTCCCAGCCGTCGCCGAGGTCGGTGTTGT
This portion of the Actomonas aquatica genome encodes:
- a CDS encoding BatA domain-containing protein, whose product is MSLLAPWFLAGLAALAVPILAHLIRRATKDRVTFSAVRFLTPSAPRLDRRSRIQHPWLLLLRLLILALLALAFARPFFNTANPITPTAEPPHHVMAILDRSASMQRAGLWTAAKLRIQNLATELAPLDDFTLLVADDSGLPLITTETWRATAPDDRESLVAGLLDQLPAPGGSAFHLDDAVRAALERHQELSAADQTQPSAPVLHVVSDLARGTRVSGLASIAWPDGLELHLDRVDPDASASTSNIALQWLGWGIATSEQPSPPARVRLVAGYDTPTTSVQLTLLDPSTNTPLSAPTTQVVARGGATTVLLPVPENAPDALSIRLEGDAVPFDNQLWVVRPAERALPTVLLGSTNADDPADPAYYLTRALAGWRDPVPTLTDQLPPLADPTTSASLPPFILAPSPPADALLPAIRAQVEAGATAVFLLDSPAAATQAARLLDEPAWGFADAATTSSGYALFGQIDFTHPLFLPFADPRYSDFSRIRFWSRPHLTLPPNSTAVVAARFDDGSPAVLEASLGRGRIVWWTGGWTPTSSQWVLSSKFVPWLQALAERTAGGTLRASVSELDQLDRLGPYASLTSLDPDLPRTAPGLYQLRRDNLPPRTVALNVPSSESDLPPLDLDVFAQLGAPLAGADRVATPLDAAQQRTEAAYLTESRQKLWRWLLLAAALLLAAESFFSLRIARRATALN
- a CDS encoding DUF58 domain-containing protein, with protein sequence MSVSLDPAALLAIRDLELRARTVMEGLASGLHRSPYSGFSSEFTEYRQYSPGDDLRYLDWKAFARTDRFYLKKYEDETNLRCLIVLDTSRSMTFGSRGYSKLDYARTLAATLACFLHAQRDVVGLALFDQTVHHTLPPRWRPGHLAHLYAALAREPASRTTAMGPALDEVRRLCPKRTLIVLLSDFLSPADEWSASLAHLAAAGHDLRALQILDPAELTLEGFGHAAIWEDLESDQNLYVDPAQARATYQKNFAAHTGAVRDALHRAGVPLQSVDTGRPLDLTLRAFLRQSAAA
- a CDS encoding AAA family ATPase, which gives rise to MTTPPLSDESAFAALEAGRDRVRAELAKTIVGQEDVIEQLLVAMLAGGHCLLTGAPGLAKTLLVKSVAQAFHLKFQRIQFTPDLMPADITGTEILTETDSGRQLTFVPGPVFANLLLADEINRTPPKTQAALLEAMQEHQVTAAGVRHQLAEPFFVLATQNPVEMEGTYPLPEAQLDRFLFNVLIDYLPEAQEIEVVTRTTSAKPAPITPVFSAEEAIAFQSLARDVPIASDNVSYAVRLAAASRPHRDGAPDFVNNWLNWGAGTRAAQALVIGAKARALWLGRTHASADDIRALAAPVFRHRLLLNYRAEADGVTVDDVIQKLIAHVPTP